AGTTCCTGACGCTCGCCCTGCTGACCCTCGCCACCAGCGCCGCCGCCCAGAGCAAGCCGGTCATCGGCCTGAGCCTGAGCACCCTCAACAACCCCTTCTTCGTCGAGCTGCGCGACGGGGCCAAGAAGGCGGCGGCGGCGGGCGGGGCCGACCTCGTGGTCCTCGACGCCCAGGACCGCGCCGACAAGCAGGCCAGCGACATCGAGGACCTGATCACCCGCAAGGTCAAGGTCATCATCGTCAACGCCACCGACAGCGACGCCATCATCCCCAGCATCCTGGCCGCCAACGCCGCGAACATTCCGGTGGTCACCGTGGACCGCAGCGCCAACGGCGGCAAGGTGGCCTACCACGTCGCCTCCGACAACGTCGCCGGGGGCAAGCTCGCGGGCGACTACATCAAGAAGCTGCTGGGCGGGCGCGGCAACGTGGTCGAGCTTCAGGGGATTCCCGGATCAAGCGCGGCGCGCGACCGGGGCGCGGGCTTCAATGCGGTCCTCAAGACGGCGACCGGCCTCAAGCGCGTCGCCAGCCAGCCGGCCGACTTCAACCGTGCCAAGGGCCTGAGCGTCATGGAGAACATCCTCCAGTCGCAGCCCACCATCGCCGCCGTGTTCGCCCACAACGACGAGATGGCGCTGGGGGCCTCGCAGGCCGTGCAGGCCAGCAAGCGCAAGATTCTGGTCGTGGGCTTCGACGCCACGCCCGACGCCCTGGCCGCCGTCAAGGCCGGGACCCTGGCCGCGACGGTCGCCCAGCGCCCCGGCGACATCGGCCGACTCGGGGTGCAGCGCGCCCTGGACATCGTCAAGACCGGCAAGGTGCCGGCCAAGACGGTCAACGTGCCGGTCG
The genomic region above belongs to Deinococcus gobiensis I-0 and contains:
- a CDS encoding D-ribose ABC transporter substrate-binding protein, with the protein product MNKFLTLALLTLATSAAAQSKPVIGLSLSTLNNPFFVELRDGAKKAAAAGGADLVVLDAQDRADKQASDIEDLITRKVKVIIVNATDSDAIIPSILAANAANIPVVTVDRSANGGKVAYHVASDNVAGGKLAGDYIKKLLGGRGNVVELQGIPGSSAARDRGAGFNAVLKTATGLKRVASQPADFNRAKGLSVMENILQSQPTIAAVFAHNDEMALGASQAVQASKRKILVVGFDATPDALAAVKAGTLAATVAQRPGDIGRLGVQRALDIVKTGKVPAKTVNVPVALNLVTK